Below is a genomic region from Chloroflexota bacterium.
CGCCCCGTCGCCTCGGCCAGCGTGCTGCCCCAGGCCGTCCGCTCGATGAGCCGACCGTCCGTGGCCGGGCTCCACTGGACCTCCCAGCGCTCGCGGACCCGCCCGAGCTGTTCGAGCGGTCCCCTCGCCAACTGCCCACCCAGCCCGCTGGCCTGCTCCGACGCGAACGGCACGCCCAGCGCGCGCAGGCGGTGAAACAGCACCGACTGCTCGGCCTCGGCAGCGTTCCCGGCCAGGTGGACCAGCACGATCTTTGGCGTGTCCTGAAGCGGGAGCCGCAGACGGTCCACCGTCGCGTAGAACTCGTCCTGGAGTGGCGTTCGGCCGGCCCGCCCGGTGACCCGCCCGACGGCGTCCCCGATCAGCACACCCTGGATCGCCGTGGAGACCACGTCGCCGTGCCCCTGGCCGAAACAGGCGATGGCCGCGTCCACCAGCTCGTCGACGCCGGGGGCCTGCTTGTCCCGCATCGCGGCCAGCGTTGCCGCCAGCGTCTGCGCGTCGATGGCCTGGGCGACCGATGCGCCATGACCCCGCCGCCGTAAATGCCGCGCGAGCACGACCAGCCCGCTCCGGGTGGCGGCGGCATAGTCGCCGTTTCGTTCCCAGACCTGCTGGTAGTACCAGGGCGCGCGGTTGCCAGCGCCGTACCCGGCCTGCTCGCTGAGACGCGGATACGAGTAGGGGATCAGGGCAAGCTGGGCCGCCGTGGGTTCTGGGTGTTCGGCTGCGGGCTCCGGGGAGGGCAGGGCCGCCGACAGCTCACCCGCATCGGGCGGCAAAACGGGATCGGGGGACGCATAGGCAGCGGCGATGGGGCCGGCGTGCGCTGCGCCACACACCAGCAGGATGTCCGCGTCGGCAATGCCTCGGCTCAGCGACGCGGAAGCGGCTGCAGCCATCGCCCGTTCGCGCGCGTCGTCGTATCCGCGATCTCGCCCGCTCAGAAGCTCGCGGGCCTGCGCTCCGAACGCCGTCATCAGCTCGACATAACGCGCAGAGTGACCGCTGCCGGCCTCCTGCTCGAAGCCCGCTTCCCAGAACGCCTCGAACGAGCCAAAGCCGGCCGCCTCGGCCAGGGCCGCCATGTACTCGGCGTAGCCAACGTTCAGGGGTGCATCCTCCCCCTCTCCGCGCCGGGGATGATGTCGGCGAAGCCGATGGTCGCGCCGCGCAACGGGTTGGGGGGTGAGGTTCGTCGGGGGCCGCGGGGTGAGGCTGTCCGCGCTGCGCCCGGCTGTCTCGCCATCGTCTGCCGTCTCGGTAACGACCGCCTCTTCCACCTGCCACGCCAGCGTCACACTGGTTGGCAGATCGCAGAAGCGCACCTCGGCGCCGACCTCGCGGCCGGCGGTCATCGCTACGTATTCCGGCGAGTACGCGCAGAACGGGTAGTAGGCCGCCCGCACGTCCTCGCCCTGCCGCTGGTAGGCGTACACCGCGACCGGTGGCCGCGTGGCGGGGTCTGTCAACTGCTCGATCAGGTCGGTCGCGTCGGACGGACCCTCGATCAGCACGACGCGCGGACGCCGCTCGCGGATCAGCCGTCCGACATGCAGGGCAGCCGCTGGCGAGTGGTGGCGGATCGGGACGATCAGCACGGGCCGGCCTCTCGTTGCCGCTACCGGCCGAGCAGATCGTGGCCGGCCGCGTACAGGTCGCGCCAGAGCCGCTCGGATCGCGTCTTCGCCACCGTCTCCAGATACTCCTGGAGCACCGCGAGATCGGCCTGGTTCTCCTTGGCGACCGTCCCGACCAGCGCTCCGACGCAGTCCTGCACCGTTGGCTGTCCCTGCCCGCCCACTCCGAAGAATGACCCGACGAGCGCGCCGTCCGCCACCACCGAGATCAGCTCGGCGGTACTGAGGACCGTTGACGGCGACTTGACCTTCGCCTTGCCGTCAACCGTCTGGCCGCGCCGCAGCTCCGAGAACACCGTTGCCAGCAAGCGGATCAGATCGCGCGGCACGGCGGCCGGCACGCCAAGGTCGGCCAGCAGCTCGCCGCTGCGCCGCTCGACCAGTGCCACTTCTTGCTCGATGTCCGCCACGACGGGGATGGTCACGAAGTTGAACCGCCGCTTTAGCGCCGACGACATCTCGTTGACGCCCCGGTCGCGGGTGTTGGCCGTGGCGATCGCGGCGAACCCACGTCGGGCCGGCACCACCTCGTGCAGCTCCGGAATCGCCACCTGCTTCTCGGACAGCACCGAGATCAGGGCGTCCTGCACCTCGGCAGCGCACCGCGTCAGCTCCTCCAGCCGCACGACCTGCCCCTGCTGCATGCCGCGCAGCACGGGACTTTCCACCAGCGCCCGACGCGTCGGCCCCTCGGCGATCAGGAGCGCGTAGTTCCAGGAGTATTTGACCTGCTCCTCAGTGGTGCCGGCCGTGCCCTGCACCACGAGCTGCGACGTCCCCGAGATGGCCGCCGACAGGTGCTCTGACAGCCACGACTTGGCCGTTCCCGGCTCGCCGGCCAGCATCAGCGCCCGATCCGAAGCCAGCGTCGCGATGGCCACCTGTACCAGCCGCCGGTCCCCGACGAACTTCGGCTGCACCTGGACGGGACCGTTGGGACCAGGAACGGCCTCGCGGCTGCCGAGGATGAACGTCTCGACGGCTCGCGGCGAGAGCTGCCACCCGGGCGGCCGCGCACCACGGTCGGCTGACTGGAGCGCCGCCAGCTCGGCGGCGCACCGCACCTCGGCCGGCTGCCGCACAACCCCGTTACTGCCCGCTGGTGCTGTCCCCGCTGCTGACACCGCCACCTCCGTGCGTGCTGACGTCCCGCCAGTCAGTCTGCCGCGCCGGCAATGGCGCGCTCAACCATTCCAGTGGCGGCTGACCTCGCTACCCGTGCAAACGAGAGGGATCGTGCACCAGTCACGGTTCTGTGCGCCTTCCTCGCGTTTCAGGTAGATGTGCGGACCACGGTCCGTCCCTGAATGCCCCCGCCGACGATCCGCTCCAGTACCGACGGCGCCTCCGCAAGCGTGATCTCACGCACAATGGCCGAGTCCAGGTGGGGCGGCCGTAGATCGGTCGCCAGCCGCTCCCACAGCGCGATCCGCGCGGGCAGCGGGACCATCACCGAGTCGATGCCGAGGACGTTGACGGCCCGAAGGATGAACGGGAACACCGTGGAGGTGAACTCCACGCCGCCGGCATTGCCGCTGATGGCGATGCTGCCGCCGTACTGCAAGGTCCGCAGCAGGTAGGCGAGCGTAGAGCCGCCCACGGCGTCAACCGCGCCGGCCCAGCGACTGCGCTCGAGTGGCCGGCCGCTCTCAGCGCTGGTCTCTGCGCGGCCCAGAATCTCGGTCGCGCCGAGATCGCGCAGGAAGGCGTGGGCATCGGCCGAGCCAGTGCTGGCGGCCACGGCGTAGCCGCGCGCCGCCAGGATGTCGATAGCGGTCGAACCGACGCCGCCCGACGCCCCCGTCACGATGACCGGTCCGGCCGCCGGGGTCAGGCCGGCCGCTTCGAGCCGGGCCACCGACAGCGCCGCCGTGAAGCCGGCCGTGCCGAGCGCCATCGCCTGCCGTGTGGTCAGCCCGGCCGGCAACGGCACGACCCAGCCGGCCGGCACTCGGGCGATCTCGGCCAGCCCGCCATGATGGGCGACGCCGGTATCGTACCCGTGCACGATCGCCTTGCTGCCCACGGCCACCGAGTCAGCGTTGCTGGCGATGACCTCGCCGGCCAGGTCGATGCCCGGGATCAGCGGGTAGCCGCGGACCACCCGCCCATCGGCTCGAACGGCCAGCCCATCCTTGTAGTTGATCGACGAGTACTCGACGCGAATCGTCACGTCGCCGGGCATCAGGCGGTCAGCCGACCACTCGCGGACGGCCAGGCTGACGCCGTTCTCGGCCTTATCGACGACCAGCGCGCGGAACGACTGCACGGGCTACCTCTCTAACGGCTCGGATGCCGGGCCACCCTGCCGCGGCGCGCCCCGGATGCTCTGCTCGACGCGAGCGAGCGAGTTCTCCAGCTCCTGCTGCCGCAGCGCGAACGTCAGGTCGCCGCGCGTGCGCTCCAGGATGCCGCGCGTCGAATCCGTCGTGCGCCGCAGGCCGCCGGTCAGCGCGTCAGGGTAGTCGATGGTCACCAGCAGGCTGTAGATGTCGTCCATCGTCTGGAGCAGCTCGTCGGCCCCGCCAAGCTCTCCACGCCGCAGCTTGTCCAGGACGTACCGGCGAAGCTCGCCGACCGTCTCCGCCAGTCCGTTCAGGAACGGCGCGGCCGCCACGCCGAGGCTCAGCGGTTCGGGGAAGGCCGATCCGCTGAGCATCGCCAGCGTGTACGTCGCCTCGACGAACTCCTTCTGCGCGTCCTGGACGTAGCCGGTGTAGAACAGGTCAGGGTGGGGAGCAAGGTCCGCCGTCAGCCGCTCGGAGAGGGTGCGGGCAGCGTTCAGCAGCGTCTGCGCCTGCTCGAAATCGCGGCGGTGGACGGCGCGAATCGTGTTGGCGCAGGTTCGGGTCAGTTCGCGGGAGTGGGCCAATGCCTGCTCACGGGCGGCATTCTTGGTCTCGAACTCGGACCGTGCCCAGCGTTCGATATCTTCGAGAATGGTCAGCTCTCCAGCACGATTTCGAGCCGCTTGTTGATGCGGCCCTTGTTCTCAAACTTCGAGATCCGCACGCGCCCGACCTCGGCTGTGTTGGCGACGTGGGTGCCGCCGTCCGCCTGCTGGTCGATGCCCTCGATGTTGACGACGCGGACGTCCTGGATGGCGGGCGGCAGCAGGTTGATGTTGGTGCGGATCAGGTCAGGGATCTGAAACGCCTCCTCACGCGGAAGCACCGTGACGTGGATCGGATGGCCCTCGGCCAGCAGCCGGTTCGTCTCGTCCACGATGGCCTGCCGCCGCTCAGCCGACAGGTCTTCCAGGGCGAAGTCCATCCGGGCGCGGTCCGTGTACATCTGACCGCCGGTCACCAGCGACCCGAACAGCCGGTAGATCACGCCGGACACCGAGTGCAGCGCCGTGTGATACCGCATCAGGACGTAGCGGCGGTCCCAATCGATCTCGCCGAACACCGTCATGCCGACGGGCGGCGCATCGCCATCGATCTTGTGGAGCAGGTCCGCGCC
It encodes:
- a CDS encoding oxidoreductase; translated protein: MQSFRALVVDKAENGVSLAVREWSADRLMPGDVTIRVEYSSINYKDGLAVRADGRVVRGYPLIPGIDLAGEVIASNADSVAVGSKAIVHGYDTGVAHHGGLAEIARVPAGWVVPLPAGLTTRQAMALGTAGFTAALSVARLEAAGLTPAAGPVIVTGASGGVGSTAIDILAARGYAVAASTGSADAHAFLRDLGATEILGRAETSAESGRPLERSRWAGAVDAVGGSTLAYLLRTLQYGGSIAISGNAGGVEFTSTVFPFILRAVNVLGIDSVMVPLPARIALWERLATDLRPPHLDSAIVREITLAEAPSVLERIVGGGIQGRTVVRTST
- a CDS encoding alanyl-tRNA editing protein, translating into MTDQLYLRDAYLKTMDAVVQEIRDGAVVLDRSVFYATGGGQPHDTGTLTWTDASGDAQTCRVVEIKKQGADLLHKIDGDAPPVGMTVFGEIDWDRRYVLMRYHTALHSVSGVIYRLFGSLVTGGQMYTDRARMDFALEDLSAERRQAIVDETNRLLAEGHPIHVTVLPREEAFQIPDLIRTNINLLPPAIQDVRVVNIEGIDQQADGGTHVANTAEVGRVRISKFENKGRINKRLEIVLES
- a CDS encoding haloacid dehalogenase, yielding MLEDIERWARSEFETKNAAREQALAHSRELTRTCANTIRAVHRRDFEQAQTLLNAARTLSERLTADLAPHPDLFYTGYVQDAQKEFVEATYTLAMLSGSAFPEPLSLGVAAAPFLNGLAETVGELRRYVLDKLRRGELGGADELLQTMDDIYSLLVTIDYPDALTGGLRRTTDSTRGILERTRGDLTFALRQQELENSLARVEQSIRGAPRQGGPASEPLER
- a CDS encoding AAA family ATPase; protein product: MRQPAEVRCAAELAALQSADRGARPPGWQLSPRAVETFILGSREAVPGPNGPVQVQPKFVGDRRLVQVAIATLASDRALMLAGEPGTAKSWLSEHLSAAISGTSQLVVQGTAGTTEEQVKYSWNYALLIAEGPTRRALVESPVLRGMQQGQVVRLEELTRCAAEVQDALISVLSEKQVAIPELHEVVPARRGFAAIATANTRDRGVNEMSSALKRRFNFVTIPVVADIEQEVALVERRSGELLADLGVPAAVPRDLIRLLATVFSELRRGQTVDGKAKVKSPSTVLSTAELISVVADGALVGSFFGVGGQGQPTVQDCVGALVGTVAKENQADLAVLQEYLETVAKTRSERLWRDLYAAGHDLLGR